From a region of the Hymenobacter jejuensis genome:
- the atpD gene encoding F0F1 ATP synthase subunit beta: MANTGKITQVIGPVVDVSFAGEGTKLPNILDALEVTKDNGQVVILECQQHLGEDRVRTIAMDSTEGLTRGAVVRDLGSPITMPTGEGIKGRLFNVIGHAIDGIPQPKSDGGLSIHRQAPPFEDLATSSEILYTGIKVIDLLAPYVKGGKIGLFGGAGVGKTVLIMELVNNIAKAYAGLSVFAGVGERTREGNDLLREFIESDIIKYGEEFKHSMEQGGWDLSKVDETELAKSQATLVFGQMNEPPGARARVALSGLTVAENFRDGDGTGAGRDILFFIDNIFRFTQAGSEVSALLGRMPSAVGYQPTLATEMGAMQERITSTKRGSITSVQAVYVPADDLTDPAPSTTFAHLDATTVLSRKIAELGIYPAVDPLDSTSRILSADLIGDEHYNTAQRVKEILQRYKELQDIIAILGMDELSEEDKLVVSRARRVQRFLSQPFHVAEQFTGLAGVLVDIKDTIRGFNEIIEGKYDHLPEAAFNLVGSIEDAVAKGERLIAEAK, from the coding sequence ATGGCGAATACCGGAAAAATCACCCAGGTCATCGGTCCCGTCGTGGACGTGAGCTTCGCGGGTGAAGGCACCAAACTTCCCAACATCCTCGACGCGCTCGAAGTCACGAAAGACAACGGCCAAGTGGTCATCCTGGAATGCCAGCAACACCTCGGCGAAGATCGGGTGCGCACCATTGCCATGGACTCAACCGAGGGCTTGACCCGAGGGGCTGTAGTTCGTGACTTGGGCTCGCCCATCACCATGCCCACCGGCGAAGGCATCAAAGGCCGCCTGTTCAACGTGATTGGCCACGCCATCGACGGCATTCCACAGCCCAAAAGCGATGGTGGTCTGTCGATTCACCGTCAGGCTCCCCCGTTTGAAGATCTGGCTACTTCGTCGGAGATTCTTTACACAGGTATCAAAGTTATCGACCTGCTCGCCCCTTATGTAAAGGGTGGTAAAATTGGTTTGTTCGGTGGCGCCGGTGTAGGTAAAACCGTACTAATCATGGAGTTGGTTAACAACATCGCCAAGGCCTATGCAGGTCTGTCGGTGTTTGCTGGCGTGGGCGAACGTACCCGCGAAGGCAATGACCTGCTGCGCGAATTCATCGAATCGGACATCATCAAGTACGGTGAAGAGTTCAAGCATTCGATGGAGCAAGGCGGTTGGGATCTCTCGAAAGTAGACGAAACCGAACTGGCTAAATCGCAGGCAACCCTCGTGTTTGGCCAGATGAACGAGCCACCCGGAGCCCGTGCTCGCGTAGCCCTCTCGGGCCTGACCGTAGCGGAAAACTTCCGCGATGGCGACGGCACCGGCGCTGGTCGCGACATTCTGTTCTTCATCGACAACATATTCCGCTTTACGCAGGCGGGTTCGGAAGTATCGGCTCTCTTGGGCCGGATGCCTTCGGCCGTAGGATACCAGCCTACGCTGGCTACCGAAATGGGTGCCATGCAAGAGCGCATCACGTCAACAAAGCGTGGCTCAATCACTTCGGTACAAGCTGTTTATGTGCCTGCTGATGACTTGACTGACCCAGCTCCGTCAACGACGTTTGCTCACTTGGATGCCACCACGGTATTGTCGCGTAAGATCGCCGAGCTCGGTATCTACCCTGCGGTAGACCCGCTCGACTCGACGTCGCGCATTCTGTCTGCCGACTTGATCGGTGACGAGCACTACAACACCGCCCAGCGCGTGAAAGAGATTCTACAGCGCTACAAAGAACTGCAGGACATTATCGCCATCTTGGGCATGGACGAATTGTCGGAAGAAGATAAGCTGGTTGTATCGCGCGCTCGTCGTGTGCAGCGTTTCCTTTCGCAGCCGTTCCATGTAGCTGAGCAATTTACTGGCCTAGCTGGCGTATTGGTTGACATTAAGGACACGATCCGCGGCTTCAACGAGATCATCGAAGGCAAGTACGACCACCTGCCCGAGGCGGCGTTCAACTTGGTAGGTAGCATCGAAGATGCTGTAGCCAAAGGCGAGCGTCTGATCGCAGAAGCCAAGTAA
- the atpC gene encoding ATP synthase F1 subunit epsilon — MHLEIITPDRKVFEGEVTAVVFPGSDGQFEVLNNHAPLISTLKHGEVTVTSATGREAFRIEGGVVEVLRNNVIVLAEAIVA, encoded by the coding sequence ATGCATTTAGAAATCATCACGCCAGACCGGAAAGTATTCGAAGGCGAAGTAACAGCCGTCGTGTTTCCCGGAAGCGACGGACAGTTCGAGGTTCTTAACAACCACGCGCCCCTGATTAGCACCCTGAAACACGGCGAAGTCACCGTGACCAGCGCTACCGGCCGTGAAGCCTTTCGCATTGAAGGCGGCGTAGTAGAAGTTCTTCGCAATAACGTGATTGTACTGGCTGAGGCCATTGTTGCTTAA
- a CDS encoding DMT family transporter: protein MLKDYLRLHFIVLLWGFTAILGKLISVPPVELVFWRTLIASAGLALLLMLRRQTWRVRPLAALRLLGVGALVAVHWITFFLAARLSSVSVCLAGMATLALWTSLLEPLIMWRPVRPYEVILGLLTMIGLYLVSQAEFDQLLGLGVAVFSAGLSALFSVFNAKLVKEHPPLRLTFYEMLGACLSILLFFPLYSRYFTQNAGLHLALKPWDYVWLLLLAGVCTVYAFSSSVELMKRLSAFVINLTVNLEPVYGILLAVLMYWLHVPGFREEQMSTGFYLGTLVILFSVLIHPVLDQWNQRRARRLQQPIPDEIIVGNP from the coding sequence ATGCTCAAGGATTATCTCCGGCTCCACTTTATCGTCTTGTTGTGGGGTTTCACGGCCATCTTGGGCAAGCTGATTTCGGTGCCGCCGGTGGAGTTGGTATTTTGGCGCACGCTGATTGCATCGGCGGGGCTAGCCTTGTTGTTGATGTTGCGCCGGCAAACCTGGCGCGTCAGGCCGTTGGCGGCCCTACGGCTGCTAGGCGTCGGGGCGCTGGTAGCCGTGCACTGGATCACGTTTTTTCTGGCGGCTCGCCTGTCTTCGGTGAGCGTGTGCTTGGCCGGCATGGCTACGCTGGCTTTGTGGACGTCGCTGCTGGAACCATTAATTATGTGGCGGCCGGTGCGGCCGTACGAGGTAATTCTAGGCTTGCTGACAATGATAGGTCTGTACCTAGTTTCGCAGGCAGAATTCGATCAGCTGCTGGGGTTGGGCGTCGCCGTGTTTTCGGCTGGTTTGTCGGCTTTGTTTAGCGTATTCAACGCTAAGCTGGTGAAAGAGCACCCGCCGTTGCGCCTCACGTTTTATGAGATGCTGGGCGCGTGCTTGTCTATTTTGCTGTTTTTTCCGCTGTACAGCCGCTATTTCACCCAAAATGCGGGCCTGCATCTGGCCCTAAAACCCTGGGATTACGTGTGGCTCTTGCTCTTGGCAGGCGTCTGCACGGTGTATGCTTTCTCGTCGTCGGTGGAGCTGATGAAGCGACTCTCCGCGTTCGTTATCAACCTGACTGTCAACCTAGAACCCGTATACGGCATCCTGCTGGCGGTGCTGATGTATTGGCTGCATGTGCCCGGCTTCCGCGAAGAGCAGATGTCGACGGGCTTTTACCTAGGCACGTTGGTGATCTTGTTTAGCGTGCTGATTCACCCCGTTCTCGACCAGTGGAATCAGCGCCGGGCCCGTCGCTTACAGCAACCCATCCCAGACGAGATAATCGTCGGGAATCCGTAA
- a CDS encoding sugar transferase: MSDLIGLDWYRRWGKRLLDLGLAAPLVLLTLPLLLPAAVALAFQNRGRVLFRQLRPGWHGRLFRLYKLQTMTNARDAQGHLLPDADRLPPLGRWLRTTSIDELPQLWNVLRGDISLVGPRPLLPQYLPLYSPQQARRHQVRPGITGWAQVNGRNAISWEKKFEYDVWYADNLSLKLDLRILLLTVQRVVSARNITAPGQATTEAFTGTFVAPEPPQHD; the protein is encoded by the coding sequence ATGTCTGACCTGATTGGCTTGGATTGGTACCGACGTTGGGGCAAGCGTTTGCTTGACTTGGGGTTGGCCGCGCCGCTTGTGCTGCTGACGTTGCCGTTGCTGCTGCCAGCGGCGGTGGCACTGGCATTCCAAAACCGAGGGCGGGTGTTATTTCGGCAGCTTCGCCCCGGCTGGCACGGTCGGTTGTTCAGGCTTTACAAACTCCAAACCATGACCAACGCTCGGGATGCCCAAGGCCATCTGCTTCCCGACGCGGACCGCCTGCCGCCGCTAGGACGTTGGCTGCGAACCACTTCCATCGACGAGTTACCCCAGCTCTGGAACGTATTGCGGGGTGATATCAGTTTAGTTGGGCCACGACCATTGCTTCCGCAATACTTGCCGCTGTATTCGCCGCAACAGGCCCGCCGCCATCAGGTTCGGCCGGGCATTACGGGTTGGGCGCAAGTCAACGGACGAAACGCGATCTCCTGGGAAAAGAAATTTGAATACGATGTGTGGTACGCTGATAACCTGTCGTTGAAATTAGACCTTCGCATCTTGTTACTCACTGTTCAACGGGTGGTAAGCGCCCGAAATATTACGGCTCCGGGTCAGGCTACTACTGAGGCCTTTACGGGTACATTCGTCGCCCCTGAGCCTCCGCAACATGACTAA
- a CDS encoding trans-sulfuration enzyme family protein, with amino-acid sequence MEIHPKITPIYQTSVFKFEDLHELESYFESPESRYMYSRNGNPNSDELANAVTKLEAGAGGIATGSGMAAIFAALLAYCQAGDHVLCAADIYGGSSSLLNAELSRMNITVTYVPFDALYSLAEFVKPTTRVLLAETISNPLLRVADLRQLAEECHRYGLKLIVDNTFASPILTRPLALGADITLHSVTKYIAGHSDVTAGAVVAADPDVAVRLKEIGMHYGLTLSPMESWLAVRGLKTLHLRIRQHCLNAMAIAEFLNQHPSVAAVYYPGLPTHPQHVLAAEQGKGLFGGMLSFKIADEAEKVNQLMRRSQRFPFAPSLAGVDSSLSYPLGTSHRYLTPEQQQQLGITTGLIRLSAGIEPVDELIADLEQALA; translated from the coding sequence ATGGAAATCCATCCCAAAATCACGCCCATATACCAGACTTCCGTTTTCAAGTTTGAGGATCTCCACGAACTGGAAAGCTATTTCGAAAGCCCCGAGAGTCGGTACATGTACTCTCGTAATGGCAATCCGAATTCCGATGAGTTGGCGAATGCCGTAACGAAGCTGGAAGCAGGCGCGGGTGGTATTGCCACCGGCTCTGGGATGGCTGCCATCTTCGCGGCCCTGCTGGCTTACTGCCAAGCCGGCGACCATGTGCTGTGCGCAGCCGATATCTATGGTGGGTCTTCGTCGTTGCTGAACGCGGAACTGAGCCGAATGAACATCACGGTGACGTATGTGCCATTCGACGCGCTGTACTCGCTCGCGGAATTTGTAAAGCCTACCACGCGCGTTCTGTTAGCCGAAACCATCAGTAATCCGCTGCTACGCGTTGCCGATCTACGTCAACTGGCCGAAGAATGCCATCGCTACGGGCTGAAGCTTATCGTGGACAATACATTCGCGTCTCCCATCCTGACGCGACCTTTGGCATTAGGGGCGGATATTACCTTGCACAGCGTTACCAAATATATTGCCGGCCACAGCGACGTGACGGCGGGGGCCGTAGTAGCTGCCGACCCTGACGTAGCGGTTCGCCTCAAGGAGATCGGTATGCATTATGGCCTGACGCTGAGCCCGATGGAGAGCTGGCTGGCAGTGCGGGGGCTCAAAACGCTGCACCTACGCATTCGCCAGCATTGCCTCAATGCCATGGCCATCGCTGAGTTTCTGAACCAGCATCCGTCGGTGGCCGCTGTGTACTATCCGGGGCTGCCAACGCACCCGCAGCATGTTTTAGCCGCTGAGCAAGGGAAGGGTTTGTTTGGCGGTATGCTTTCTTTCAAAATAGCCGACGAAGCCGAAAAAGTAAACCAGTTGATGCGCCGTAGCCAACGTTTCCCGTTTGCGCCTTCGCTGGCCGGGGTAGATTCGTCGCTCTCGTATCCGTTGGGCACGTCGCACCGCTACCTGACGCCGGAGCAGCAACAACAGCTCGGCATTACTACCGGCCTGATCCGGCTATCGGCCGGCATAGAGCCAGTGGACGAATTGATTGCTGATTTGGAGCAAGCACTTGCTTAA
- a CDS encoding acetyltransferase — protein sequence MTKPLKPLVIFGAGGLGREILLLARQINEVTPTWLLTGFYDDASPASAFIHGVPYRGTAADLNATKEPLQVIVAVGNSQARAAVVSRLTSPLLQFATLIHPSVACQQYQHISVGEGSIITQSCILTTDIRVGRHVLLNLGCTIGHDAVLEDFCSLMPHANVGGEAHLGVGVYLGTNATVINQVRVGARTIVGAGAVAVRDLPADCTAVGVPATVIKTHA from the coding sequence ATGACTAAGCCGCTAAAACCGCTGGTTATTTTTGGTGCCGGCGGGCTGGGCCGCGAAATTTTGCTGCTCGCTCGTCAAATTAACGAGGTCACGCCCACCTGGCTGCTCACTGGTTTTTACGACGACGCAAGTCCTGCCAGCGCCTTCATCCACGGCGTACCATACCGCGGCACCGCAGCCGACCTCAATGCTACCAAGGAACCCTTGCAAGTCATTGTGGCTGTGGGCAATAGCCAAGCTCGGGCCGCAGTGGTCAGCAGGCTCACCTCGCCCCTTTTGCAGTTCGCAACGCTGATTCATCCTTCTGTTGCCTGTCAGCAATACCAGCACATCAGCGTGGGCGAAGGCTCCATTATCACCCAAAGCTGCATCCTGACCACCGATATCCGGGTGGGCAGGCACGTTTTGCTAAATCTGGGCTGCACCATCGGCCACGACGCGGTTCTGGAAGATTTTTGTTCGTTAATGCCCCACGCCAATGTCGGCGGCGAAGCCCATTTGGGCGTGGGCGTGTATCTGGGCACCAATGCCACTGTCATCAACCAAGTGCGCGTAGGTGCCCGCACCATTGTAGGCGCCGGCGCCGTTGCCGTGCGCGACTTGCCCGCCGACTGCACTGCCGTTGGAGTGCCTGCCACCGTTATCAAAACTCATGCGTAG
- the ispE gene encoding 4-(cytidine 5'-diphospho)-2-C-methyl-D-erythritol kinase, translated as MLVFPNAKLNLGLYITSQRADGFRNLESVFVPLPWTDALEILPAEANALTISGIPIPGEVETNLCWRAYELLKADFDLPPVQMHLQKVVPIGAGLGGGSGDASFALRALNELFNLNCLPEVLENYARRLGSDCAFFIRNKPVFAHEKGDVFEPIALDLTGVACKVIYPNLHISTGEAYSRVVPRTPRHDLRQSIAQPMETWRETVGNDFEDALTPFYPVLGELKQALYTAGAAYACLSGSGSAVYGFFPKQQVPPVLRIPDDYLVWDGLL; from the coding sequence ATGCTTGTCTTCCCCAACGCCAAACTCAACCTAGGGCTCTACATCACCAGCCAGCGCGCCGATGGCTTCCGCAACCTCGAATCGGTGTTTGTGCCGCTGCCTTGGACGGATGCGCTGGAAATTTTGCCTGCTGAAGCTAATGCATTAACAATCAGTGGTATACCTATTCCGGGTGAAGTAGAGACCAATTTGTGCTGGCGTGCCTACGAGTTGCTAAAGGCTGACTTTGACTTGCCGCCGGTGCAAATGCATCTGCAAAAGGTCGTGCCCATCGGGGCGGGGTTGGGTGGTGGTTCGGGCGATGCTTCCTTTGCTTTGCGCGCTTTAAACGAGCTATTCAACCTGAATTGTTTGCCTGAGGTACTCGAGAATTATGCTCGGCGTTTGGGTAGCGACTGCGCTTTTTTTATTCGGAACAAACCTGTTTTTGCGCACGAAAAGGGCGATGTGTTCGAGCCAATTGCCCTCGATCTGACCGGCGTCGCGTGCAAAGTCATCTATCCTAATCTGCACATCAGCACCGGCGAAGCGTATTCGCGCGTCGTGCCGCGCACGCCCCGCCACGATTTGCGGCAAAGCATCGCGCAGCCTATGGAAACATGGCGCGAAACTGTTGGTAATGACTTTGAAGATGCCCTGACGCCTTTTTATCCGGTGTTGGGCGAGCTGAAACAAGCCTTATATACTGCTGGAGCAGCCTATGCATGCTTATCGGGCTCAGGGTCTGCGGTTTATGGCTTTTTTCCGAAGCAGCAAGTGCCTCCCGTTTTACGGATTCCCGACGATTATCTCGTCTGGGATGGGTTGCTGTAA
- a CDS encoding 50S ribosomal protein L25/general stress protein Ctc, with product MKSLEVVGFKRANLGKKDAKQLRLDSYVPCVLYGGKEQVHFSAPAILFRELLYTPEVHIVDLNVEGTMYRAIVQDAQFHPVNEMLLHVDFLELEGGKEVKMDIPVKFIGVSPGVQQGGKLVSKLRKLKVKATPENLPDFVEVNISDLELGKSIKVNKVQPTNYTILTNPLAPIATVTIPRALKGQMAAEK from the coding sequence ATGAAAAGCTTAGAGGTTGTAGGGTTTAAAAGAGCGAATCTCGGCAAGAAAGATGCAAAGCAGTTACGTCTTGATTCTTATGTACCGTGCGTATTGTACGGTGGCAAAGAGCAAGTTCACTTTTCGGCTCCTGCTATTCTCTTCCGCGAACTGCTGTACACGCCCGAAGTTCACATCGTGGACCTGAACGTAGAAGGCACGATGTACCGCGCCATTGTACAGGATGCCCAGTTCCACCCCGTAAACGAAATGCTGCTGCACGTTGACTTCCTCGAGCTGGAAGGCGGCAAAGAAGTCAAGATGGACATCCCCGTGAAGTTCATTGGTGTTTCGCCCGGCGTACAGCAAGGTGGCAAACTGGTGTCGAAGTTGCGTAAGCTGAAAGTAAAGGCTACGCCCGAGAACCTGCCCGACTTCGTAGAAGTTAACATCTCGGATCTCGAACTAGGCAAGTCGATCAAGGTAAACAAGGTGCAGCCTACCAACTACACCATCCTGACCAACCCCTTGGCTCCTATCGCTACCGTAACCATCCCACGTGCGCTGAAAGGCCAGATGGCTGCCGAGAAATAG
- the pth gene encoding aminoacyl-tRNA hydrolase: MKFLVMALGNIGPEYADTRHNIGFMVADYLAAKHDARFEIGRHAFVTEIKSKGKSFTLVKPTTYMNLSGKAAAHYLSALKIPVSQMLVVTDDLALPFGKLRLKGKGSAGGHNGLKHIQETLGTDEYARLRFGVDANFPKGRQVDYVLDPFSPDEQIELPLRIEKAADAVLTFGALGIERAMNVVNVK, translated from the coding sequence ATGAAATTCCTTGTGATGGCTCTGGGAAATATCGGCCCTGAGTATGCCGATACGCGCCACAACATCGGCTTTATGGTTGCCGATTACCTGGCGGCCAAGCACGATGCGCGTTTCGAAATTGGACGCCATGCTTTTGTCACCGAAATTAAGTCGAAAGGCAAAAGCTTTACGCTGGTGAAGCCCACTACCTACATGAATCTGAGCGGCAAAGCCGCCGCACATTATTTAAGCGCCCTGAAAATTCCGGTGTCGCAAATGCTGGTGGTGACTGATGATTTGGCGCTGCCTTTTGGCAAATTACGGCTGAAAGGCAAAGGCTCGGCAGGTGGCCATAACGGCTTGAAACACATTCAGGAAACGCTCGGCACCGACGAATATGCCCGATTGCGCTTCGGCGTGGATGCAAATTTTCCGAAAGGCCGGCAGGTAGATTACGTGCTGGACCCTTTTTCGCCCGACGAACAAATCGAGTTGCCGTTGCGCATTGAAAAAGCCGCGGATGCTGTACTTACGTTCGGTGCGCTGGGCATAGAGCGGGCCATGAATGTGGTCAATGTAAAATAA
- a CDS encoding ribose-phosphate pyrophosphokinase encodes MAPQVKIFAGNSNPELSARIADAFGTPLGDLSIQRFADTELGPSFNESVRGCAVFLIQSTFPPAENLMELMLMVDAAKRASAESVNIVMPYYGYARQDRKDKPRVSIGAKVVADFIQSVGTDRLMTCDLHAGQIQGFFDIPVDHLDGAAMFVPYIKSLNLENLIFASPDVGGVVRTRAFAKRFGAEIVVCDKTRLRANEIASMQVIGDVTGQDVVLVDDIVDTAGTICKAADLLMERGAKSVRAVITHAILSGPAHDRIRASALQELVVSDTIPLRQQNDKIRVISLADLFARAIRNVVTHESISSLFI; translated from the coding sequence ATGGCTCCACAGGTTAAAATTTTTGCCGGCAATTCTAATCCCGAACTGTCGGCTCGGATTGCCGACGCATTCGGAACCCCCCTCGGTGACCTGAGCATTCAGCGCTTCGCCGATACGGAATTAGGCCCTAGCTTCAACGAAAGCGTGCGTGGTTGTGCGGTGTTTCTGATTCAGAGCACCTTTCCGCCTGCCGAAAACCTCATGGAACTGATGCTGATGGTAGACGCGGCCAAGCGCGCCTCGGCCGAATCGGTGAATATCGTGATGCCGTATTACGGCTACGCCCGTCAGGACCGCAAAGACAAGCCGCGCGTCAGCATCGGGGCCAAGGTAGTAGCCGATTTTATACAAAGTGTTGGCACTGACCGGCTTATGACCTGCGACCTGCACGCTGGCCAGATTCAGGGCTTCTTTGACATTCCGGTTGACCACTTAGATGGTGCCGCGATGTTCGTGCCGTATATCAAGTCGCTGAACTTGGAAAACCTCATCTTCGCATCGCCCGACGTGGGCGGCGTGGTGCGTACGCGGGCTTTCGCCAAGCGCTTCGGCGCCGAGATCGTGGTATGTGACAAGACGCGTTTGCGGGCTAATGAGATCGCTTCCATGCAGGTGATCGGCGATGTAACGGGCCAGGACGTGGTATTAGTAGATGACATTGTGGACACGGCCGGCACCATCTGCAAAGCGGCTGATTTGCTCATGGAGCGCGGCGCCAAATCGGTACGTGCTGTCATTACACACGCTATTCTGAGTGGCCCCGCGCACGACCGCATCCGGGCTTCGGCGCTTCAGGAGCTGGTGGTGTCCGATACAATTCCGTTGCGGCAGCAGAATGATAAAATCCGGGTCATTTCCCTAGCGGACCTCTTTGCCCGGGCCATCCGCAATGTGGTGACGCACGAGTCCATCAGTTCGCTGTTCATTTAG
- a CDS encoding DegT/DnrJ/EryC1/StrS family aminotransferase has product MRSRDHDRIYLSPPHLGRHELNYVHKAFEDNWIAPTGPNITGFEQDVCQYTGAAYAVALASGTAAIHLGLILLGVEPGDDVLCSSFTFVATANPIVYQGATPVFVDSEPNTWNMCPVRLREAIEDRIRVGKKPKALILVHLYGTPAQLHELLNIAAEFEIPVLEDAAEALGSHYADRPLGTFGAVGVFSFNGNKILTTSSGGMLVTNRQDWAQQALFLATQAKDQAPYYQHSTTGYNYRLSNILAGIGRGQMELLEDRVKKRREIYAWYKEKLREVSAISFGPHEPVGSRSNRWLTTILLDANQTSATPEQVRQHLESRNIEARPLWKPLHQQPLFASSPTYGGAVCNDLFMRGLCLPSGSSMTEDDLQRVVDALREVVL; this is encoded by the coding sequence ATGCGTAGCCGAGACCACGACCGCATCTATCTTTCCCCACCTCATCTTGGTCGCCACGAGCTCAACTACGTTCATAAAGCCTTCGAGGACAACTGGATAGCTCCTACAGGACCCAACATTACGGGTTTCGAGCAGGATGTGTGTCAGTACACCGGCGCAGCTTACGCAGTGGCGTTAGCCTCCGGTACGGCGGCCATTCATCTGGGCCTGATCTTATTAGGTGTCGAGCCCGGTGATGATGTGTTGTGCTCTTCGTTCACGTTCGTAGCTACGGCCAATCCCATTGTATATCAGGGTGCTACGCCTGTATTTGTTGATAGCGAGCCAAATACGTGGAATATGTGCCCAGTGCGGCTGCGTGAGGCCATCGAGGACCGGATCCGAGTAGGCAAAAAGCCTAAAGCACTTATACTGGTGCATTTATATGGCACACCGGCGCAATTGCATGAGCTGTTGAACATTGCGGCGGAGTTTGAGATTCCGGTTCTGGAAGATGCCGCGGAAGCTCTGGGCTCACACTACGCGGACAGGCCGCTAGGCACTTTCGGGGCGGTGGGCGTTTTCTCGTTCAATGGCAACAAAATCCTGACTACCAGCAGTGGCGGCATGTTAGTTACCAATCGCCAAGACTGGGCGCAGCAAGCGCTCTTCCTGGCGACGCAGGCCAAGGACCAAGCACCTTATTATCAACACTCTACTACTGGGTACAATTATCGCCTCAGCAATATTTTAGCAGGTATTGGGCGGGGCCAGATGGAATTGCTGGAGGATCGGGTAAAAAAGCGAAGGGAAATTTATGCGTGGTATAAAGAAAAACTCCGTGAGGTATCAGCCATTAGCTTCGGCCCTCACGAGCCGGTTGGCAGCCGCTCCAACCGGTGGCTTACAACCATCCTGCTCGACGCTAACCAAACCTCAGCTACGCCGGAGCAGGTGCGGCAACACCTAGAAAGCCGCAACATCGAAGCCCGGCCGCTCTGGAAACCCTTGCATCAACAACCCCTTTTTGCGTCCTCCCCCACATACGGAGGCGCAGTTTGCAACGACCTGTTTATGAGAGGATTATGCCTCCCTTCTGGATCAAGCATGACGGAGGACGATCTGCAAAGGGTGGTCGACGCCCTTCGCGAGGTGGTTCTTTAA